From Salvia splendens isolate huo1 chromosome 16, SspV2, whole genome shotgun sequence, a single genomic window includes:
- the LOC121772328 gene encoding proteasome subunit alpha type-4-like, whose translation MSRRYDSRTTIFSPEGRLYQVEYAMEAIGNAGSAIGILSKDGVILVGEKKVTSKLLQTSASTEKMYKIDDHVACAVAGIMSDANILINTARVQAQRYAFAYQEPMPVEQLVQSLCDTKQGYTQFGGLRPFGVSFLFAGWDKNYGFQLYMSDPSGNYSGWKAAAIGANNQAAQSMLKQDYKEEITREEAIQLAIKVLSKTMDSTSLTSEKLELAEVFLSSGTVKYKVCSPEALNQLLLKSGVTQPAADAS comes from the coding sequence ATGTCTCGGAGGTATGATAGCCGTACAACAATCTTCTCCCCGGAAGGTCGCCTCTACCAGGTTGAGTACGCTATGGAGGCGATTGGCAATGCAGGGAGTGCCATCGGTATATTGTCCAAAGACGGGGTTATATTGGTTGGTGAAAAGAAAGTGACTTCCAAGCTTCTACAGACCTCTGCATCCACTGAGAAAATGTACAAGATCGATGACCATGTTGCTTGTGCTGTTGCTGGGATCATGTCCGATGCCAACATCCTCATCAACACAGCTCGAGTCCAAGCTCAGCGATACGCTTTTGCCTACCAAGAGCCGATGCCAGTCGAACAGCTGGTCCAGTCCTTGTGCGACACCAAGCAAGGCTACACTCAGTTTGGTGGGCTCCGTCCATTTGGTGTTTCCTTCCTCTTCGCAGGCTGGGATAAGAACTACGGTTTTCAGCTCTACATGAGTGATCCGAGTGGAAATTACAGTGGCTGGAAGGCTGCAGCTATTGGAGCGAATAACCAGGCTGCTCAGTCGATGCTCAAGCAAGACTACAAGGAAGAAATAACGAGGGAGGAGGCCATTCAGCTCGCTATCAAGGTGCTTAGTAAGACGATGGACAGCACAAGTCTCACTTCAGAGAAGCTTGAATTGGCTGAGGTGTTCCTCTCTAGTGGAACAGTCAAGTACAAGGTTTGCTCGCCCGAGGCCCTTAATCAGCTGTTGCTCAAGTCAGGAGTTACTCAACCTGCTGCAGACGCCTCATAA
- the LOC121772762 gene encoding probable splicing factor 3A subunit 1: protein MLGSLPILPLPAPPEDGNLGPLPASQVTEDSDDEKNLENEDQKMAVDKPSSAPPSVATHTRSIGVIHPPIDIRTIVDKTAQFVAKNGPEFEKRIIANNEGNAKFNFLRASDPYHAYYQHRLAESRAQNQASATQPPQSEPAPESVSSTPAADANDASAKPDPAAQFRTVRKVLDPPEAEQYTVRLPEGITGEELDIIKLTAQFVARNGKSFLTGLTSRESTNPQFHFLRPTHSMFMFFTSLADAYSKVLMPPKGLSDKLKNSVLDMTTVLERCLNRLEWERSQEQARQKAEDEIEQERLQMAMIDWHDFVVVESIDFVDDEDEDLPPPMTLEEVIRRSKMSAMEEEDFVEPSKEVEMEMDEEEVQLVEEGMRVASLEENGDAKSNEGKVYLEENEPPMRIVKNWKRPEDRIPAERDPTKYVVSPITGELIPISEMSEHMRISLIDPKFKEQKDRMFAKIRETTLAPDDEISRNIVGLARTRPDIFGTTEEEVSNAVKAEIEKKDEQPKQVIWDGHTGSIGRTASQAMSQNTSIDDMSDGSNNEGWSLSGPAPPPPRPGMPSIRPLPPPPGLALNIPRPPTMVQYPNPTGIGGVAPPPPGPPVVNVIPSIRPPPPSMPMMHGQNLMGNLPPMPPSMPMNSNIHVPPPPGSQFTPLGGHRFQPGMPMAPPPPMPLGMPPPPPPEEAPPPLPEEPEPKRQRLDDSFLIPEEQFLAKHPGTARISISVPNTDEGNLKGQVLEIAVQSLTETVASLKEKIAGEIQLPSNKQKLSGKAGFLKDNLSLAYYNVGPGEALSLSLRERGGRKR from the exons ATGCTGGGTTCGTTGCCTATATTGCCCCTACCGGCACCCCCCGAGGACGGAAATCTCGGCCCATTACCGGCTTCTCAGGTAACTGAGGATTCTGATGATGAGAAAAATTTGGAGAATGAAGACCAGAAGATGGCCGTTGATAAACCCAGCTCAGCTCCACCATCAGTAGCAACACACACGAGGTCGATAGGAGTTATACACCCACCTATAGACATTAGAACTATCGTGGACAAAACTGCTCAGTTTGTGGCAAAAAATGGACCAGAGTTTGAGAAAAGAATTATCGCAAACAATGAAGGGAATGCGAAATTCAACTTTTTACGAGCCTCTGATCCTTACCATGCTTATTATCAGCACCGCCTAGCTGAATCTCGAGCACAGAATCAGGCATCTGCTACACAGCCTCCTCAGTCGGAGCCTGCTCCTGAATCAGTTAGTAGTACTCCAGCGGCTGATGCAAATGATGCCTCAGCCAAGCCTGACCCTGCGGCTCAATTCCGAACTGTACGTAAGGTTCTTGATCCACCGGAGGCAGAGCAGTATACTGTTCGGCTCCCTGAAGGTATTACAGGGGAGGAATTGGATATAATCAAGCTCACTGCTCAGTTTGTGGCAAGAAATGGGAAGTCTTTTTTGACTGGTTTGACTAGCAGAGAGAGCACCAATCCTCAGTTTCATTTCCTAAGGCCAACacatagtatgtttatgttctTTACATCTCTTGCTGATGCTTATTCAAAAGTATTGATGCCTCCCAAAGGGCTGTCTGATAAGCTAAAAAATAGCGTCCTTGATATGACTACTGTCCTGGAACGCTGCTTAAATCGCCTTGAATGGGAACGATCGCAAGAGCAGGCTAGGCAAAAAGCTGAAGATGAGATAGAGCAGGAGCGGCTGCAGATGGCAATGATTGATTGGCACGATTTTGTAGTGGTTGAGTCAATAGACTTTGTTGATGACGAGGATGAGGACTTACCTCCTCCAATGACGCTTGAGGAAGTGATAAGAAGAAGCAAGATGTCAGCTATGGAGGAAGAAGATTTCGTTGAGCCTAGCAAGGAGGTAGAAATGGAAATGGATGAAGAAGAGGTCCAACTGGTTGAGGAGGGCATGAGGGTGGCAAGTCTGGAGGAGAATGGCGATGCCAAGAGTAATGAGGGCAAGGTATATTTAGAAGAGAACGAACCGCCCATGAGAATTGTGAAAAATTGGAAGAGGCCTGAAGATAGAATACCAGCTGAAAGAGATCCTACTAAATATGTTGTCTCTCCAATAACTGGCGAGCTTATCCCTATAAGTGAAATGTCCGAACACATGAGAATTTCTCTTATTGATCCCAAGTTTAAGGAACAGAAGGATAGGATGTTTGCTAAGATAAGAGAGACCACCCTTGCGCCAGACGATGAAATATCCAGGAATATTGTAGGACTTGCAAGAACACGGCCTGATATTTTTGGTACAACAGAAGAAGAAGTTTCTAATGCTGTGAAGGCTGAAATTGAAAAGAAGGATGAACAACCAAAACAGGTCATATGGGATGGTCACACTGGAAGCATTGGCCGAACGGCCAGCCAGGCCATGTCACAGAATACTAGTATTGATGACATGAGTGATGGTTCAAACAATGAGGGCTGGAGCCTTTCAGGTCCAGCACCTCCTCCTCCTAGGCCCGGTATGCCATCAATTAGGCCACTACCTCCGCCTCCTGGTCTTGCCTTAAATATTCCCAGGCCTCCAACAATGGTTCAATATCCAAACCCAACTGGCATTGGTGGTGttgcaccaccaccacctggGCCCCCTGTTGTCAATGTAATTCCTTCTATTCGCCCTCCACCTCCTTCAATGCCTATGATGCACGGACAAAATCTTATGGGCAACCTCCCTCCAATGCCGCCATCTATGCCCATGAATTCTAATATCCATGTTCCACCACCACCTGGATCGCAGTTTACACCTTTGGGAGGTCATAGGTTCCAACCAGGCATGCCTATGGCTCCTCCACCACCTATGCCCCTTGGCatgcctccaccaccaccacctgaaGAGGCCCCCCCTCCCCTTCCTGAAGAACCAGAGCCCAAGAGGCAAAGGCTTGATGACTCTTTTCTCATTCCGGAAGAACAGTTCCTGGCAAAACACCCG GGTACGGCTCGTATTAGTATATCAGTGCCTAATACTGATGAAGGAAACCTGAAAGGACAAGTGTTGGAGATTGCTGTGCAATCCTTGACCGAAACAGTTGCAAGCTTGAAAGAAAAAATTGCTGGCGAGATCCAGCTTCCTTCAAACAAACAGAAGCTGAGTGGGAAGGCGGGGTTTCTCAAGGACAATTTGTCTCTTGCTTATTACAATGTTGGACCTGGAGAGGCACTATCACTTTCTCTTAGAGAACGTGGTGGTAGGAAGAGATGA
- the LOC121771110 gene encoding mitochondrial amidoxime reducing component 2-like, protein MPRVELNSISICFLFLTWLIKTIHVEITQETNPKVEEEAGNTEAPLVKSIFVYPVKSCQGISVSQATLTPNGVVIKAEGMSTLKIPMVQPSAVADGVSVWAWSGSALDEGEEAAKWFSQYLGKTSRLVRFDEASQSRPTLSDYVSGHNIKFNDWYPFHVISQGSLDALNARLSEPVSINRFRPNFLVDGCEPFSEDLWNEVKIDDFVFMGGELCYRCKIPTVNQETAEMGAEPNETLMKFRSDRALVPNKKKHLGGFVERDTYIYMGNMMVCKSKAIKVGDPVHVLKMVSSYDECVI, encoded by the exons atgccacgtGTAGAGTTGAATTCAATTTccatttgttttcttttcctgaCGTGGCTGATAAAGACTATCCATGTTGAAATAACACAAG AGACAAATCCCAAGGTTGAAGAAGAAGCTGGAAACACAGAAGCGCCTCTGGTGAAGAGCATATTCGTCTACCCCGTCAAATCATGCCAAGGGATTTCCGTTTCACAAGCTACTCTCACTCCAAATGGTGTAGTGATAAAAGCTGAGGGAATGAGCACTCTGAAGATTCCAATGGTTCAGCCTTCTGCAGTGGCTGATGGTGTATCCGTGTGGGCGTGGTCTGGCTCTGCCCTTGATGAAGGAGAGGAGGCTGCGAAATGGTTCTCTCAATATCTTGGCAAAACCAGTCGATTAGTTCGTTTTGATGAAG CATCACAAAGCAGGCCTACGCTTTCTGATTATGTCAGTGGTCATAACATCAAATTTAACGATTGGTATCCGTTCCACGTGATATCCCAA GGGTCGTTGGATGCACTGAATGCTCGTCTTTCAGAGCCTGTTTCGATCAACAGATTCAGACCCAA CTTCCTTGTAGATGGATGCGAACCTTTTTCTGAGGATTTGTGGAATGAGGTCAAGATCGATGATTTTGTTTTCATGGGGGGAGAGCTTTGTTACCGTTGTAAG ATCCCAACGGTTAATCAAGAAACTGCAGAGATGGGAGCTGAACCAAACGAGACACTGATGAAGTTCCGGTCTGACAGAGCACTGGTTCCTAATAAAAAGAAACATCTAGGAGGGTTCGTGGAACGGGATACATAT ATTTACATGGGAAATATGATGGTGTGCAAGAGCAAGGCAATCAAAGTGGGTGATCCTGTGCATGTTTTGAAGATGGTTTCTTCTTATGATGAGTGTGTCATTTAG
- the LOC121772146 gene encoding cleavage stimulating factor 64-like, whose translation MAANAQSQHRCVFVGNIPYDATEEQLIQICEEVGPVVSFRLVTDRETGKPKGYGFCEYKDEETALSARRNLQGYEINGRQLRVDFAENDKNADKNREQGRGGPGVGSIDAPKQFGGQAVLGHPSLHLPVGDSVATAAASVMAGALGSAQTASMPNQIGLQNPSLLGSDPLTRHLAKMSRSQLTEVLSELKALATQNKEQARKLLLGIPNLSKAIFQVEIMLGVVSPQMLQTPNIPQASNQPVQPLVQSSQTLSGLPPLPQNKMQLGSLPFAQDSRVSAGIPNQYTALQKFPMQTQIQHPQLNQNQVLQQAQLLALSGVSSHPSMHPQSLSGLSVVQQIPVPTSSFNQQMQHPMSQNIGSVPTVSSGYNAVPRSQTVNTHASSVLVNPQFSATGFQHSTSTSSVMTEDVDLKAHALNVPSKTSQTDRAAKLVKLNDGRATPSQAVNVSSPMPAPLQSSGIPGRQPPRTEEIPDTGKTQMQLPPDLDPSVLQQLLNLTPEQLSLLPPDQQQQVMQLQQMLRQAT comes from the exons ATGGCCGCCAATGCACAGTCTCAGCATCGCTGCGTTTTCG TTGGGAATATACCGTATGATGCTACTGAAGAGCAACTCATTCAGATATGCGAGGAGGTTGGCCCGGTTGTTTCCTTCAG ATTAGTCACTGatagagaaactggaaaaccaAAGGGTTATGGTTTCTGTGAATACAAGGACGAAGAGACAGCTTTGAGTGCTCGTCGGAATCTTCAGGGTTATGAGATAAATGGTCGCCAGCTAAGAGTTGACTTTGCTGAGAATGACAAGAATGCTGACAAGAACCGGGAACAG GGGCGTGGTGGTCCTGGTGTTGGCTCGATTG ATGCTCCAAAACAATTTGGGGGTCAAGCAGTCCTTGGACATCCCAGTCTTCATCTGCCGGTAGGAGATTCAGTTGCTACAGCTGCTGCAAGTGTTATGGCAGGGGCTCTTGGATCAGCTCAGACTGCTAGCATGCCAAATCAGATTGGATTACAGAACCCGTCCTTGTTAGGCAGTGATCCTCTGACTCGACACTTGGCCAAAATGTCGAGGAGTCAGCTGACAGAGGTTTTGTCTGAACTTAAG GCACTGGCTACGCAAAATAAGGAACAAGCCCGGAAACTATTGCTCGGCATCCCCAACTTGTCCAAAGCTATTTTCCAG GTTGAGATTATGCTTGGGGTAGTGTCACCTCAAATG TTGCAGACGCCCAATATTCCGCAAGCTTCGAACCAACCAGTTCAGCCTTTGGTGCAAAGTTCTCAAACTCTTTCTGGGCTACCCCCACTTCCACAAAACAAAATGCAACTAGGATCGCTGCCTTTTGCACAAGATAGTAGAGTATCTGCTGGTATACCAAACCAATATACTGCACTCCAGAAATTTCCTATGCAAACTCAGATTCAACATCCGCAACTAAATCAGAACCAAGTCCTGCAGCAAGCTCAACTGCTTGCACTATCTGGAGTTTCCTCCCATCCTTCTATGCATCCTCAGTCATTGAGTGGTTTGTCAGTTGTACAGCAAATTCCTGTGCCTACTTCTTCTTTCAACCAGCAAATGCAACATCCCATGTCACAAAATATAGGCTCAGTTCCAACTGTGAGTTCAGGGTACAATGCTGTGCCAAGGTCTCAGACTGTTAACACCCATGCTTCTTCTGTGCTTGTAAATCCACAATTTTCAGCGACAGGCTTTCAG CATAGCACCTCAACGTCTTCTGTGATGACGGAAGATGTGGATTTGAAAGCACATGCTTTAAATGTCCCTAGTAAGACAAGCCAGACTGATAGAGCAGCAAAACTGGTGAAATTGAATGATGGAAGAGCTACTCCTTCACAGGCTGTGAACGTAAGTTCACCTATGCCCGCACCACTCCAGTCTTCAGGAATTCCAGGACGACAACCTCCAAGAACAGAAGAAATTCCAGACACCGGGAAAACTCAG ATGCAACTTCCCCCCGACTTGGATCCTTCCGTGCTTCAGCAACTGCTAAATCTGACCCCGGAGCAGCTAAGTTTGCTGCCACCAGATCAGCAGCAACAAGTAATGCAACTTCAACAGATGCTCCGGCAGGCTACATAG
- the LOC121770750 gene encoding mitochondrial amidoxime reducing component 2-like, producing MAEAGNTEAPLVKSIFVYPVKSCQGISVSQATLTSNGLRWDRLWMVVNSRGRMYTQRVEPKFALIRVELPIEAFTQGWEPDRASFLVIKAEGMSTLKIPMVQPSAVADGVSVWAWSGSALDEGEEAAKWFSQFLGKTSRLVRFDEASQSRPTISDYVSGHTIKFNDWYPFLMISQGSLDALNARLTEPVSINRFRPNFLVDGCEPFSEDLWNEIEINEFVFMGGELCVRCKVPTVNQETAEMGTEPNETLMKFRSDRVLVLSKEKHQGKIYMGNMMVCKNYTPETGMSKAIKVGDPVHVLKMVSSYDECVI from the exons atggcggAAGCTGGAAACACAGAAGCGCCTCTGGTGAAGAGCATATTCGTCTACCCCGTCAAATCATGCCAAGGGATTTCCGTTTCACAAGCTACTCTCACTTCAAATG GATTGCGGTGGGATCGGCTGTGGATGGTTGTGAATTCGAGAGGCAGGATGTACACGCAGAGAGTGGAGCCGAAATTTGCGCTCATACGAGTTGAATTGCCGATTGAAGCGTTTACGCAAGGCTGGGAACCGGATAGGGCTTCCTTTTTGG TAATAAAAGCTGAGGGCATGAGCACTCTGAAGATTCCAATGGTTCAGCCTTCTGCAGTGGCTGATGGTGTATCCGTGTGGGCGTGGTCTGGCTCTGCCCTTGATGAAGGAGAGGAGGCTGCGAAATGGTTCTCTCAGTTTCTGGGCAAAACCAGTCGATTAGTTCGTTTTGATGAAG CATCACAAAGCAGGCCTACAATTTCCGATTATGTCAGTGGTCATACCATCAAATTTAACGATTGGTATCCCTTCCTCATGATATCCCAA GGATCCTTGGATGCACTGAATGCTCGTCTTACAGAGCCTGTATCGATCAACAGATTCAGACCCAA CTTCCTTGTAGATGGATGCGAACCTTTTTCTGAGGATTTGTGGAATGAGATCGAGATCAATGAGTTTGTTTTCATGGGGGGAGAGCTTTGCGTCCGCTGTAAG GTCCCTACTGTTAATCAAGAAACTGCAGAGATGGGAACTGAACCAAACGAGACTCTGATGAAGTTTCGGTCAGACAGAGTACTGGTTCTGAGTAAAGAGAAGCATCAAGGAAAG ATTTACATGGGAAATATGATGGTGTGCAAGAACTACACTCCGGAAACCGGCATGAGCAAGGCCATCAAAGTGGGTGATCCTGTGCATGTTTTGAAGATGGTTTCCTCTTATGATGAGTGTGTCATTTAG